One genomic segment of Microbacterium sp. ProA8 includes these proteins:
- the metH gene encoding methionine synthase, whose protein sequence is MTAVSTAPRFALDIDGVPRPERSQQLLEGVRERVVIADGAMGTMLQRYDLSIEGDFQGLEGCNEILNVSRPDVVAAIHDAYLEVGVDAVETNTFGANWSNLGDYGIDDRIAELAAAGARIARERVEAAEAVDGRLRWVLGSMGPGTKLPSLGHTTYDNLKQTFALQAEGLIDGGADAFLVETSQDLLQTKAAINGCRQAIVSRGIRLPIFVEVTVETTGTMLMGSEIGAALTAIEPLGVDAIGLNCATGPTEMSEHLRHLSKHATVPVACMPNAGLPVLGANGAHYPLSPAELATAHEQFVREFGLGLVGGCCGTTPEHLAAVVERLSPFRDAPSRSLSEGAPATETKRAEHSAGAQGVSSRFARSTTVDPGVASLYQHVSFQQDASYLAIGERTNANGSKAFREAMLEERWDDCVEIARDQIRVGAHLLDVCTDYVGRDGAADMREVVSRLASASTLPLVIDSTEPAVIAAGLELIGGRPVVNSVNYEDGDGPTSRFGRIMPLVKEHGTAVVALTIDEHGQARTTEGKVQIATRLIDELVGEWGLRVSDIIVDCLTFPIATGQEETRRDAIETIEAIRQITAKYPGINTTLGVSNVSFGLNPAARSVLNSAFLHEAAEAGLTSGIIDAAKIVPLASISDEQRKVALDLVWDRREYDADGNVTYDPLARMLDLFAGVDTAALRNQRAAELAALPVGERLERRIIDGEGKGLEADLDLAREGGLAPLQIINDHLLEGMKIVGERFGAGEMQLPFVLQSAEVMKTAVALLEPHMEKSDASGKGRIVLATVRGDVHDIGKNLVDIILTNNGYDVVNLGIKQPIADIIAAAEEHDADVIGMSGLLVKSTVVMKENLEELRSRGLGTKWPVILGGAALTRAYVEDDLASLFDGEVRYARDAFEGLALMEPLVKIARGADPASVGLPALKKRRHAAGSKLTLTEPEAMPTRSDVASDNPVPAPPFWGTRIVRGIALHDYAAFLDERATFMGQWGLKPGRGEDGATYEQLVDTEGRPRLRYWLDRILGEGMLDASVAYGYFPVVSEGNDVVVLHHGDDPAGVLGAAGLLAPDGGSIDGHAAGSGGGGELGTERLRFHFPRQRRDRHLCLADFVRSRESGAVDVLPVQLVTAGAHIDSVTAKLFAGDKYRDYYELNGLVMQLTEALAEFWHARIRSELGFSGEDPAETAGLFKLEYRGARFSLGYPACPDMEDRRKVVELLRPERMGVELSEELQLHPEQSTDAFVFHHPEAKYFSV, encoded by the coding sequence GTGACCGCTGTCTCCACCGCACCCCGCTTCGCCCTCGACATCGACGGCGTGCCGCGTCCGGAGCGCTCGCAGCAGCTGCTCGAGGGCGTGCGCGAGCGGGTCGTGATCGCCGACGGCGCCATGGGCACGATGCTGCAGCGCTACGACCTGTCGATCGAGGGGGATTTCCAGGGCCTCGAAGGCTGCAACGAGATCCTCAACGTCTCGCGCCCGGACGTCGTCGCCGCGATCCATGACGCGTACCTCGAGGTCGGCGTCGACGCGGTCGAGACCAACACCTTCGGCGCGAACTGGTCGAACCTCGGCGACTACGGCATCGACGACCGCATCGCCGAGCTCGCCGCCGCCGGGGCCCGCATCGCGCGCGAGCGCGTCGAGGCGGCCGAGGCCGTCGACGGGCGCTTGCGCTGGGTGCTCGGCTCGATGGGCCCGGGCACGAAGCTCCCGAGCCTCGGTCACACGACCTACGACAACCTGAAGCAGACGTTCGCGCTGCAGGCCGAGGGGCTCATCGACGGCGGCGCCGATGCGTTCCTCGTCGAGACCTCGCAGGACCTCCTGCAGACCAAGGCCGCCATCAACGGCTGCCGTCAGGCGATCGTGAGCCGCGGCATCCGTCTGCCCATCTTCGTCGAGGTGACGGTCGAGACCACCGGCACCATGCTCATGGGGTCCGAGATCGGCGCGGCGCTGACCGCGATCGAGCCGCTCGGCGTCGACGCGATCGGCCTCAACTGCGCCACCGGTCCGACCGAGATGAGCGAGCACCTGCGGCACCTGTCGAAGCACGCCACCGTGCCGGTCGCGTGCATGCCGAACGCCGGGCTGCCGGTGCTCGGGGCGAACGGCGCGCACTACCCGCTGTCGCCCGCCGAGCTCGCGACGGCGCACGAGCAGTTCGTGCGCGAGTTCGGACTCGGGCTGGTGGGAGGATGCTGCGGCACGACGCCCGAGCACCTCGCCGCGGTCGTCGAGCGCCTGAGCCCCTTCCGCGACGCCCCCTCCCGGTCGTTGAGCGAGGGAGCGCCAGCGACCGAGACGAAACGGGCCGAGCATTCCGCAGGCGCTCAGGGCGTTTCGTCCCGCTTCGCTCGCTCAACGACCGTGGACCCCGGCGTCGCCTCGCTGTACCAGCACGTCTCGTTCCAGCAGGATGCGTCGTACCTCGCGATCGGCGAGCGGACCAACGCGAACGGCTCGAAGGCGTTCCGGGAGGCCATGCTCGAGGAGCGGTGGGACGACTGCGTCGAGATCGCGCGCGACCAGATCCGCGTGGGGGCGCACCTGCTCGACGTCTGCACCGACTACGTCGGCCGCGACGGCGCCGCCGACATGCGCGAGGTCGTGTCGCGCCTCGCGAGCGCGTCGACGCTGCCGCTCGTCATCGACTCGACCGAGCCGGCGGTCATCGCGGCGGGTCTCGAGCTCATCGGCGGGCGCCCGGTCGTCAACTCCGTGAACTACGAGGACGGCGACGGCCCGACCTCCCGCTTCGGGCGCATCATGCCGCTCGTGAAGGAGCACGGCACCGCCGTCGTGGCGCTGACGATCGACGAGCACGGCCAGGCCCGCACCACCGAGGGCAAGGTGCAGATCGCCACCCGGCTCATCGACGAGCTCGTCGGCGAATGGGGCCTCCGGGTCAGCGACATCATCGTCGACTGCCTGACGTTCCCGATCGCGACCGGCCAGGAGGAGACCCGCCGCGACGCCATCGAGACCATCGAGGCGATCCGGCAGATCACGGCGAAGTACCCCGGCATCAACACCACCCTCGGCGTCTCGAACGTCTCGTTCGGGCTCAACCCGGCCGCGCGCAGCGTGCTGAACTCGGCGTTCCTGCACGAGGCGGCCGAGGCCGGGCTGACCTCGGGCATCATCGACGCGGCGAAGATCGTGCCGCTCGCCTCGATCTCCGATGAGCAGCGCAAGGTCGCCCTCGACCTCGTGTGGGACCGCCGCGAATACGACGCCGACGGCAACGTCACGTACGACCCGCTGGCACGGATGCTCGACCTCTTCGCCGGCGTCGACACCGCGGCGCTGCGCAACCAGCGCGCCGCCGAGCTCGCCGCACTGCCGGTCGGCGAGCGGCTCGAGCGCCGCATCATCGACGGCGAGGGCAAGGGCCTCGAGGCCGACCTCGACCTCGCACGCGAGGGCGGGCTCGCCCCGCTGCAGATCATCAACGACCACCTGCTCGAGGGCATGAAGATCGTCGGCGAGCGGTTCGGCGCGGGCGAGATGCAGCTGCCGTTCGTGCTGCAGTCCGCCGAGGTGATGAAGACCGCGGTCGCGCTGCTCGAACCGCACATGGAGAAGTCGGATGCCTCGGGCAAGGGCCGCATCGTCCTCGCGACGGTCCGCGGCGACGTGCACGACATCGGCAAGAACCTCGTCGACATCATCCTCACCAACAACGGGTACGACGTCGTGAACCTCGGCATCAAGCAGCCGATCGCCGACATCATCGCCGCGGCCGAGGAGCACGACGCCGATGTCATCGGCATGTCGGGCCTGCTCGTGAAGTCGACCGTCGTCATGAAGGAGAACCTCGAAGAGCTCCGCTCCCGTGGCCTCGGCACGAAGTGGCCGGTGATCCTCGGCGGCGCGGCGCTCACCCGCGCCTACGTCGAGGACGACCTGGCGAGCCTCTTCGACGGTGAGGTGCGCTACGCCCGCGACGCGTTCGAGGGCCTGGCGCTCATGGAGCCGCTCGTGAAGATCGCGCGCGGCGCCGACCCGGCCTCAGTCGGGCTTCCGGCGTTGAAGAAGCGCCGCCACGCGGCCGGCTCGAAGCTCACGCTCACCGAGCCCGAGGCGATGCCGACGCGCTCGGATGTGGCATCCGACAATCCCGTGCCCGCTCCGCCGTTCTGGGGCACGCGCATCGTCCGCGGCATCGCGCTGCACGACTACGCCGCCTTCCTCGACGAGCGCGCCACCTTCATGGGGCAGTGGGGCTTGAAGCCCGGCCGCGGTGAGGACGGCGCGACGTACGAGCAGCTCGTCGACACCGAAGGGCGGCCGCGGCTGCGCTACTGGCTCGACCGCATCCTCGGCGAGGGCATGCTCGACGCGTCGGTCGCGTACGGCTACTTCCCGGTCGTGTCGGAGGGCAACGACGTCGTCGTGCTGCACCACGGCGACGACCCGGCGGGCGTGCTGGGAGCGGCAGGCCTCTTGGCGCCCGACGGCGGCAGCATCGATGGGCACGCCGCAGGCTCCGGGGGTGGAGGGGAGCTCGGCACCGAGCGACTGCGATTCCACTTCCCGCGCCAGCGCCGCGACCGTCACCTGTGCCTCGCCGACTTCGTCCGCTCGCGCGAGTCGGGCGCCGTCGACGTGCTGCCGGTGCAGCTCGTCACGGCCGGCGCGCACATCGACTCGGTCACCGCGAAGCTCTTCGCCGGAGACAAGTACCGCGACTACTACGAGCTCAACGGGCTCGTGATGCAGCTGACCGAGGCGCTCGCCGAGTTCTGGCACGCCCGCATCCGCTCCGAGCTCGGCTTCTCGGGAGAGGACCCGGCCGAGACCGCCGGCCTGTTCAAGCTGGAGTACCGCGGCGCCCGCTTCTCACTCGGCTACCCGGCATGCCCTGACATGGAGGACCGCCGCAAGGTCGTCGAGCTCCTGCGCCCCGAGCGCATGGGCGTCGAGCTCAGCGAAGAGCTGCAGCTGCACCCCGAGCAGTCCACCGACGCCTTCGTCTTCCACCACCCCGAGGCGAAGTACTTCTCGGTCTGA
- a CDS encoding AMP-binding protein, with amino-acid sequence MKLEPVVGDDPREILRALRGALHGAGPALSLGLVEGLPAEVRPGTAVVVTTSGSTGIPKSVVLSRDALTASALATADRIGDGAWLLALPASYVAGLQVLVRSLVADREPAILAGAFTPQAFAAAALLMVSTDRGERVPTYTSLVPAQLSKLLDAAEHDSGVLAALRSFETILVGGQALPAATLERAEAAGARIVRTYGSTETSGGCVYDGVPLANVRLRIQHGEVQVSGPTLAEGYLGDQERTDAAFLRERDGTRWYRTGDAGIFDDGVLRVRGRLDNVIVSGGVNVSLDRVERIVRGIPGLDTAVVVGIPDERWGEASVVVASRGEALRRSEAVQLQEARAAVQAEIGAHARPSRLVLVDELATLPSGKPDREAIRRAVIALH; translated from the coding sequence ATGAAGCTCGAACCCGTTGTCGGCGACGATCCGCGCGAGATCCTCCGAGCCTTGCGCGGGGCGCTGCACGGTGCGGGTCCGGCGCTGAGCCTGGGCCTCGTCGAGGGGCTGCCCGCCGAGGTCCGCCCCGGCACCGCGGTGGTCGTGACGACGTCCGGCTCCACGGGCATCCCGAAGAGCGTCGTGCTCAGCCGCGACGCCCTCACCGCGAGCGCACTGGCGACCGCCGACCGCATCGGCGACGGCGCGTGGCTTCTCGCTCTGCCCGCGAGCTATGTCGCGGGGCTGCAGGTGCTCGTGCGCTCGCTCGTCGCCGACCGGGAGCCGGCGATCCTCGCGGGGGCGTTCACGCCGCAGGCCTTCGCGGCCGCGGCGCTGCTGATGGTGTCGACCGACCGCGGCGAACGCGTGCCGACCTACACGTCGCTCGTGCCGGCGCAGCTGTCCAAGCTGCTCGACGCGGCCGAGCACGACAGCGGGGTCCTGGCGGCTCTGCGGTCGTTCGAGACGATCCTGGTCGGCGGCCAGGCGCTGCCGGCGGCGACGCTCGAACGCGCCGAGGCTGCGGGGGCGCGCATCGTCCGCACCTACGGCTCCACCGAGACCAGCGGCGGCTGCGTCTACGACGGCGTGCCGCTCGCGAACGTGCGGCTGCGCATCCAGCACGGCGAGGTGCAGGTGTCGGGACCGACTCTGGCCGAGGGGTACCTCGGCGACCAGGAGCGGACGGATGCCGCCTTCCTCCGCGAGCGCGACGGCACGCGCTGGTACCGCACCGGTGACGCCGGCATCTTCGACGACGGCGTGCTGCGCGTGCGGGGCCGCCTGGACAACGTCATCGTGTCGGGGGGCGTCAACGTCTCGCTCGACCGCGTCGAGCGGATCGTGCGGGGGATCCCCGGACTCGACACCGCCGTCGTCGTCGGGATTCCGGACGAACGCTGGGGCGAGGCATCCGTCGTCGTCGCCTCCCGCGGCGAGGCGCTGCGCCGCAGCGAAGCCGTCCAGCTGCAGGAGGCGCGTGCCGCCGTGCAGGCCGAGATCGGCGCACACGCGCGCCCGTCGCGGCTCGTGCTCGTCGACGAGCTGGCCACGCTGCCTTCGGGCAAGCCGGACCGCGAGGCGATCCGTCGCGCGGTGATCGCCCTGCACTGA
- a CDS encoding 1,4-dihydroxy-2-naphthoate polyprenyltransferase — translation MAATSSKKRGAAGAKKQHPRGNPQKARVSRDPAHVAKPTVGDWVGAARLRTLPLAVTPILVGTGAAILVTDVFHWVIALFCLVVSVSLQIGVNYANDYSDGIRGTDDFRVGPARLTASRKVKPRSVLLVALAFFAIAALAGLAITIRTQQWWLLAVGAVCIIAAWFYTGGKRPYGYYGLGELVVFVFFGLVATLGTTWVQALALPQEAWFGAVGVGLLACAVLLANNLRDIDQDRVAGKKTLTVLIGRTATRWLFTVFVLAAFLIAAFLAWIGYPIAWLTLLALLAGLPAILIVWTYRDPRDLVVALGLTSLTSVAYGAFLMWAFVG, via the coding sequence GTGGCAGCAACCTCCAGCAAGAAGCGTGGCGCCGCGGGCGCGAAGAAGCAGCACCCGCGGGGCAACCCGCAGAAGGCGCGCGTATCGCGCGACCCCGCGCACGTCGCGAAACCCACGGTCGGCGACTGGGTCGGAGCCGCGCGCCTGCGCACCCTGCCGCTAGCGGTGACGCCGATCCTCGTCGGCACCGGCGCCGCGATCCTCGTCACCGACGTCTTCCACTGGGTGATCGCGCTCTTCTGCCTCGTCGTCTCGGTGTCGCTGCAGATCGGCGTCAACTACGCCAACGACTACAGCGACGGCATCCGCGGCACCGATGACTTCCGCGTGGGGCCCGCCCGCCTGACCGCGTCGCGCAAGGTCAAGCCGCGCAGCGTCCTGCTGGTGGCACTGGCCTTCTTCGCGATCGCGGCGCTGGCCGGTCTCGCGATCACGATCCGCACGCAGCAGTGGTGGCTCCTCGCGGTCGGCGCCGTCTGCATCATCGCGGCGTGGTTCTACACCGGCGGCAAGCGCCCGTACGGCTACTACGGGCTCGGCGAGCTCGTCGTCTTCGTGTTCTTCGGCCTCGTCGCGACGCTCGGCACCACGTGGGTGCAGGCGCTCGCGCTGCCGCAGGAGGCCTGGTTCGGGGCCGTCGGCGTCGGACTCCTCGCCTGCGCGGTGCTCCTGGCCAACAACCTCCGCGACATCGACCAGGACCGTGTCGCGGGCAAGAAGACGCTCACCGTGCTCATCGGCCGCACCGCCACACGCTGGCTGTTCACCGTCTTCGTGCTGGCGGCGTTCCTCATCGCGGCGTTCCTCGCCTGGATCGGCTACCCGATCGCCTGGCTGACGCTCCTCGCCCTGCTCGCCGGGCTGCCCGCGATCCTCATCGTGTGGACCTACCGCGACCCGCGCGACCTCGTCGTCGCCCTCGGCCTCACCTCGCTCACGTCGGTCGCCTACGGCGCCTTCCTGATGTGGGCCTTCGTCGGCTGA
- a CDS encoding DUF4229 domain-containing protein: MKVRSAIVYSVLRLLAFLVPFGILMLFPIMQKYYWLAAIFAALIGLSLSVLFLRKPLEDATAGLAERRDRSRARATDEQAEDAAADAAADPGTPDTPETPKS, from the coding sequence ATGAAAGTGCGCTCGGCCATCGTCTACTCGGTGCTGCGGCTGCTGGCGTTCCTCGTGCCGTTCGGCATCCTGATGCTGTTCCCGATCATGCAGAAGTATTACTGGCTCGCCGCCATCTTCGCCGCGCTCATCGGCCTGAGCCTCTCGGTGCTCTTCCTGCGCAAGCCGCTGGAGGACGCGACCGCAGGCCTCGCCGAGCGCCGCGACCGGTCGCGCGCCCGGGCTACGGACGAGCAGGCGGAGGATGCCGCGGCCGACGCGGCCGCCGACCCCGGCACTCCCGACACCCCCGAGACGCCCAAGTCCTGA
- a CDS encoding VOC family protein, with translation MLSIGSVVLTVEDIGRAGDFWRAALGYANRSEPSDDWVILDPPGKAHWAAPGASLALSVTGYPQHYPPRIHLDLYAEDQAAEIQRLLGLGAREVDWDGYPEDADWVVLEDTEGNRFCVVQTGPYPDSGS, from the coding sequence ATGTTGAGCATCGGATCCGTCGTCCTCACGGTGGAGGACATCGGCCGTGCCGGGGACTTCTGGCGCGCCGCCCTCGGATATGCGAACCGCAGCGAGCCCAGCGACGACTGGGTCATCCTCGACCCGCCCGGCAAGGCCCACTGGGCCGCACCGGGCGCGAGCCTCGCGCTGTCGGTCACCGGATACCCGCAGCACTACCCGCCGCGCATCCACCTCGACCTGTACGCCGAGGATCAGGCCGCAGAGATCCAGCGACTACTCGGGCTCGGCGCTCGCGAGGTGGACTGGGACGGCTACCCCGAAGACGCCGACTGGGTCGTGCTCGAAGACACCGAGGGCAACAGGTTCTGCGTCGTGCAGACCGGGCCGTACCCCGATTCCGGGTCCTGA
- a CDS encoding 1,4-dihydroxy-2-naphthoyl-CoA synthase: MSVSELFDEDEWSPAPGQGESDGQTGGYTDITSHVSKDGRIARIAFHRPEVRNAFRPHTVDELYRALDIARQDPRIGVVLLTGNGPSAKDGGWAFCSGGDQRIRGRDGYKYSEDEASVPAEASARAGRLHILEVQRLIRFMPKVVIAVIPGWAAGGGHSLHVVCDLSIASAEHGRFKQTDADVGSFDAGYGSAYFARQIGQKFAREVFFLAEEYSAQRAYEMGAVNRVVPHADLEREALAMARTILTKSPTAIRMLKFAFNAVDDGMVGQQVFAGEATRLAYGTDEAVEGRDAFLEKRAPDWSPYPWHF; encoded by the coding sequence GTGAGCGTTTCGGAACTGTTCGACGAGGACGAGTGGTCGCCGGCACCGGGCCAGGGCGAGAGCGACGGGCAGACGGGCGGCTACACCGACATCACCTCCCACGTCTCGAAGGACGGGCGCATCGCCCGCATCGCCTTCCACCGTCCGGAGGTACGCAACGCCTTCCGCCCGCACACCGTCGACGAGCTGTACCGCGCGCTCGACATCGCGCGCCAGGATCCGCGCATCGGAGTGGTGCTGCTCACCGGCAACGGGCCGAGCGCGAAGGACGGCGGCTGGGCGTTCTGCTCGGGAGGCGACCAGCGCATCCGCGGGCGCGATGGGTACAAGTACTCCGAAGACGAGGCATCCGTTCCGGCCGAGGCGTCCGCTCGAGCCGGTCGCCTCCACATCCTCGAGGTTCAGCGGCTGATCCGCTTCATGCCCAAAGTCGTCATCGCCGTCATCCCGGGCTGGGCGGCGGGCGGCGGGCACTCGCTGCACGTGGTGTGCGACCTGTCGATCGCGTCGGCCGAGCACGGCCGGTTCAAGCAGACCGACGCGGATGTCGGCTCGTTCGACGCAGGCTACGGCTCGGCGTACTTCGCGCGTCAGATCGGGCAGAAGTTCGCCCGCGAGGTGTTCTTCCTCGCCGAGGAGTACTCCGCGCAGCGCGCGTACGAGATGGGCGCCGTCAACCGCGTCGTGCCGCACGCCGACCTCGAGCGGGAGGCCCTCGCCATGGCGCGGACCATCCTCACCAAGTCGCCGACCGCGATCCGCATGCTGAAGTTCGCGTTCAACGCCGTCGACGACGGCATGGTCGGCCAGCAGGTGTTCGCCGGCGAGGCCACCCGCCTGGCCTACGGCACCGACGAGGCCGTCGAGGGCCGCGACGCCTTCCTCGAGAAGCGCGCCCCTGACTGGTCGCCCTACCCCTGGCACTTCTGA
- a CDS encoding ATP-binding cassette domain-containing protein: MTFRPGPLRAAAILAAGFVVARVVYRVLFHGADGDGAVLLDLPAVRLPAPFAHVVLLGPVTVDGLWDAAAGALPIALCILAFGGLNALVDLNRVFARASRRGPLRGLARALAIAGATLPSLADGARAVRFAQRLRGERGGPRMLLPLLERTLERAGGVAAALELRGFAGRGLDGDCLAPVEAHDVEIGFGTAGRGIRLPPELVLDAGTLTLVSGTTGSGKSTLLRAIAGLHTHTDGGWIAGSLRVVGHERVRVPPRDLAQRVGVVLQHPREAFATERVRDEIGLALELRGVAPVIVATRAAEAAARVGVTALLDRPTRGLSAGEATLVAIAAAIVEHPILLLVDEPLADLDADARGRIAELLDALAHEAGMCVIVAEHRIATLSGVADTVLRIDGGVVRAAGAAGEGWRSPAEPDASGSEHSASVRDSSFAPWAPAGQFEPRDAARTAPPTGAAPCPSTAQPRRSAEPVLRARGITVSHRGTVAVSAADLDLQAGEIVALIGPNGAGKSSLLAALALPDRRMRVASSGRVALVPDASDDLFVVDSVVAECRRADRRAAHRARHGERGVGPESAGSPIGGPTQAGRRLVPSADATAARFAGFLGLDPAGGEFAARMAAHPRDLSVGERRCLAIAIQLADTPTVLLVDEPTRGLDPGARGVVWRAIRGLAESGTAVLVASHEPESAALADRVMSMEAGVLSIGSTAASRAITPPEHRVTSPASGAHAPSARDHTELRTAPPPAVRQPSHAEPRTAPPPVIRHPGQPPRSPRARSAARTLAPLALAVANLFALAAFCWPLVATAVPEQAHAAVPIAALALAPLAALVVIATLDGTVRSSHMLALLGTLAAIGAAVRIAGTGVGGVEAVFILLILAGRAYGARFGMLLGMATIALSTVITGTFGPWTPFQMFACAWVGALAGLLPRRLTRVTEIAMLCLYGVVASYGFGLLMNLWFWPFAVGSGTGISYDGGAPLDVNLSSFLLYSLVTSTLSWDTLRAVTTVIGLIVVGRPILAALRRAKPLAPHTQHASAPRERASALS; the protein is encoded by the coding sequence ATGACCTTCCGACCCGGTCCTCTGCGTGCCGCGGCGATCCTCGCCGCAGGGTTCGTGGTGGCCCGGGTCGTGTACCGCGTCCTCTTCCACGGCGCCGACGGCGACGGCGCGGTGCTGCTGGACCTGCCGGCCGTGCGGCTGCCCGCGCCGTTCGCGCACGTCGTGCTGCTGGGTCCCGTCACGGTCGATGGATTGTGGGATGCCGCAGCCGGCGCCCTCCCCATCGCCCTGTGCATCCTGGCGTTCGGGGGGCTGAACGCCCTCGTCGACCTCAACCGCGTGTTCGCGCGCGCGTCGCGCCGTGGCCCGCTCCGGGGCCTCGCCCGCGCCCTCGCCATCGCGGGCGCGACGCTCCCCTCGCTCGCCGACGGCGCCCGCGCGGTGCGGTTCGCGCAGCGACTCCGGGGCGAGCGCGGCGGACCACGGATGCTGCTGCCGCTGCTCGAACGCACGCTCGAGCGCGCCGGGGGCGTCGCGGCGGCGCTCGAGCTGCGCGGGTTCGCCGGACGCGGGCTCGACGGCGACTGCCTCGCACCGGTCGAGGCGCACGACGTCGAGATCGGGTTCGGGACGGCGGGCCGCGGCATCCGTCTCCCGCCGGAACTCGTCCTCGATGCCGGCACGCTGACCCTCGTGTCGGGTACGACCGGGTCGGGGAAGTCCACGCTGCTGCGGGCGATCGCGGGCCTGCACACCCACACGGACGGCGGCTGGATCGCCGGCTCGCTGCGGGTCGTCGGACACGAGCGCGTCCGGGTGCCCCCACGCGACCTGGCGCAGCGCGTGGGCGTCGTGCTGCAGCATCCGCGCGAGGCGTTCGCGACCGAGCGCGTCCGCGACGAGATCGGGCTCGCGCTCGAACTCCGCGGCGTCGCACCGGTGATCGTCGCCACCCGAGCGGCCGAGGCGGCGGCGCGGGTCGGCGTGACCGCGCTGCTCGACCGCCCCACGCGAGGGCTGTCGGCCGGTGAGGCGACGCTCGTCGCGATCGCCGCCGCGATCGTCGAGCATCCGATCCTGCTGCTGGTCGACGAGCCGCTCGCCGACCTCGACGCCGACGCGCGTGGGCGGATCGCGGAGCTGCTCGACGCCCTGGCGCACGAGGCGGGCATGTGCGTCATCGTCGCCGAGCATCGGATCGCGACGCTGTCGGGGGTCGCCGACACCGTCCTCCGCATCGACGGTGGCGTGGTGCGGGCCGCGGGAGCGGCCGGTGAAGGTTGGCGGTCGCCCGCGGAACCGGACGCGTCCGGATCGGAGCACAGCGCGAGCGTTCGGGACTCGTCGTTCGCGCCCTGGGCGCCCGCCGGGCAGTTCGAACCCCGAGATGCCGCGCGAACCGCGCCGCCGACCGGGGCGGCGCCGTGCCCGTCGACGGCGCAGCCCCGGCGGTCCGCAGAACCCGTGCTGAGAGCCCGCGGCATCACGGTGAGCCACCGCGGCACGGTGGCCGTGTCGGCGGCCGACCTCGATCTGCAGGCAGGTGAGATCGTCGCACTCATCGGGCCCAACGGCGCCGGCAAGTCGAGCCTGCTCGCCGCGCTGGCCCTGCCCGACCGCAGGATGCGGGTCGCGTCGTCCGGACGGGTGGCGCTGGTGCCGGATGCCTCCGACGACCTGTTCGTCGTCGACAGTGTCGTGGCCGAGTGCCGCCGCGCCGACCGGCGGGCGGCTCACCGTGCCCGGCACGGCGAGCGCGGCGTCGGCCCGGAATCGGCGGGCTCCCCCATCGGCGGACCCACCCAGGCGGGACGACGCCTTGTGCCCAGCGCGGACGCCACGGCCGCCCGGTTCGCCGGCTTCCTCGGCCTCGACCCCGCGGGCGGCGAGTTCGCGGCGCGGATGGCGGCGCATCCGCGTGATCTCTCCGTGGGTGAGCGGCGCTGCCTCGCCATCGCCATCCAGCTCGCGGACACACCCACCGTGCTGCTCGTCGACGAGCCCACGCGAGGCCTCGACCCCGGCGCGCGGGGTGTGGTGTGGCGGGCGATACGCGGACTCGCCGAATCGGGGACCGCGGTGCTCGTCGCCTCGCACGAACCCGAGTCCGCAGCCCTCGCCGACCGGGTGATGTCGATGGAGGCCGGCGTGCTGTCCATTGGGAGCACTGCCGCGTCCCGTGCCATCACTCCGCCTGAACACCGAGTCACGTCACCGGCTTCGGGCGCGCACGCACCCTCGGCGCGGGATCACACGGAGTTGCGGACGGCCCCACCACCCGCGGTCCGCCAGCCCAGTCACGCGGAGCCGCGGACCGCCCCACCACCCGTGATCCGGCATCCCGGTCAGCCACCACGATCCCCGCGCGCGCGATCCGCTGCGCGCACGCTGGCGCCGCTCGCCCTTGCCGTCGCCAATCTCTTCGCGCTGGCGGCGTTCTGCTGGCCCCTCGTCGCGACCGCCGTGCCCGAGCAGGCGCATGCCGCCGTGCCGATCGCCGCCTTGGCGCTGGCGCCGCTGGCGGCGCTCGTCGTGATCGCGACGCTCGACGGCACGGTGCGGTCGAGCCATATGCTCGCGCTGCTGGGCACGCTCGCCGCGATCGGTGCCGCGGTGCGCATCGCCGGCACCGGCGTCGGCGGCGTCGAGGCCGTCTTCATCCTGCTGATCCTGGCCGGCCGAGCCTACGGCGCCCGCTTCGGAATGCTGCTCGGGATGGCGACCATCGCCCTGTCCACCGTCATCACCGGCACGTTCGGTCCGTGGACGCCGTTCCAGATGTTCGCGTGCGCGTGGGTCGGCGCCCTGGCGGGGTTGCTCCCCCGCCGTCTCACCCGCGTCACCGAGATCGCGATGCTCTGCCTCTACGGCGTCGTCGCGTCGTACGGCTTCGGCCTGCTCATGAACCTGTGGTTCTGGCCCTTCGCCGTGGGGTCCGGCACGGGCATCTCGTACGACGGCGGCGCGCCGCTCGACGTCAACCTCTCGAGCTTCCTGCTGTACTCGCTCGTCACCTCGACGCTCAGCTGGGACACCCTCCGCGCCGTCACGACCGTCATCGGTCTGATCGTGGTGGGCCGGCCGATCCTCGCCGCCCTGCGCCGGGCGAAGCCGCTGGCGCCGCACACGCAGCACGCGTCCGCTCCTCGAGAGCGAGCATCTGCCCTATCGTGA